The sequence below is a genomic window from Lolium perenne isolate Kyuss_39 chromosome 4, Kyuss_2.0, whole genome shotgun sequence.
ttgcataaaaatcaaaaccactactttcataactatgaatatgactaagtggtgggcaatggaaccatggattgtgttgatatggtggaggttccattgcacgggcttatatccatctaggattaaacaacaaatgtcgctagtgattcttgtgccgtaatacccgtgttaaccataagatctggagtgggacggagtagtcaaaagtgtttccacctctcgttcatcaacggatgcgcttaccgtagtacacttgtaatccaagggggcaagctggtgaggctggggagtcctaagtccccacggcatagtccgtagtacacttgtcgcccgaaggagcaagcggtaaggctggggagtcctaagtccccacggtattgcagtctgtgatgggttgcagctatcggcgtaggagtgtatggtagagcccagcactgacgtcgtggtcggggtccaccttgaaatctacaggaataatgggaccggcgtggacccagagtcggggcatgcaacaaagggtgggtgttcgaggtagcggaggaacatgattggctagaccttataccgggcctcacaccgaaggaagtgtggacgggaaagctgcccggttggcaccaaggttaagatctcttatgggtaaagcaacacacctctgcagagtgtaaagaactgtgacctgttgcggtgacccagcataccactgcatgttgtagtatacaagtcgttgatatgatctttgcgaagggacttcttcacaatttgccatatccctcagagtggtacaacagaaacattgcaggtcataacactccatactttattacaaacattgtcttaacaagttggtattctcacaggtcctatgagaacaccctaagatactacttaagtacgattacaactcataacaaatgtaaagagagctcaacaacttatttaggtaagttctacgttgcttggctttatgatgctagggtatgtcactactcctccacctccgtgtcatctggtccgtagactatcccatagtctacgccttccacttcgccggtaagatcaggttcttcgtagaccagctcgtaacttccttctggtgctccatcgttgatggcctccacttccggatcacagtctagcaagggtgtcgaaagaaagtgagtacaggggtactcagcaagttctaaaagagtaaaaaggtgtttgatgcactagctacgaccattgatcaggaaatcgcaggtcaatgcatgttttgcaatcatttcttcaaaaggttgcttttattatgaaaactatgcccgtcagtcttcacaggttgactagaacttcgtggagttcctttcctgccactgccacgttcgcagttcccttcccggaacaagtagtgacagccacaatttgatacactctgcagaggtgcgttacttttcccacaagagatctcaccctttttgccatccgcagggacttgcccccgttcacacttcctttggtgtgaggccaggtataaagatccaagcccacaccgccttctccgcgactgcaaacccacccttttgtccaaccgtacacccccagtagacttcccccgataatacggctttactcacggtgtactccggacaatccttcatagatggtagagcttatcatcactaatggatggggatttaaaaggatatcccaacctattgcggaagtgcctccaacaccccaccggctctaccaatccgttggcgtgcagaagggaaaagatacggctggcttccccagagccattatagatctcatggtcaacgcgatttgtacggcgctagaatcactggacgacattggtaattaatcctagggtgatataacccattgcaatggaacctccaccatatcaacacataccatggttccgttgccagccacatagtcatattcatagttggaaagtaacatttcatttgcgatgcaggaatgataagtatatagctttgcattaaagtagtagaaaatactcaagttgacatgagcaagggtgaacttgcctgtggactgcgagatagtgcagttcaatgcagttgatggaacctggacctcgggttctgtaagaagcatcattgtccggtaaggacaatgttataaaatccaaataatgcaatcatggatgtattattttatgttggatccctttaccccgctgagttatatcaatttagggttgcgtttaagatttatgtcttcgacagtaatttacaattgatttaaaagtataaatcattgtaattcacacaaagtacacaattcaaagtaaaactattttacttgatgatttccttaatcattccaaaaataatttgaaattattgagttacctctatagtttttggaataaaaaggaatatagtatttttcttggaaaaatacccttttcaatagaaatgacttggaatattagaatttcattttgaaatgtttgaaaataagtatttgaacttatttgagatttttccttgaattttaattacaaggaaataataattttaaattccaagttattatttaaattcttaaaattcataattttgaatttgttttatAAATTccattcatattttattcttgttaagatttatttttcattcattaatccaatttttaatggatttttagagttgtatttgatttattaaaatttggtaaagttctagctttttattaaatgttaaaagactaaaatacccccctggaccttattgggcccagcccaatgacctaagcccatgggacagcccactaaggcttgccccatagcggctcggtggagccgaacggcccaccgctctcactcactcggccctctctctctctcgtccacctctaaccctaacctctcgcgacgctctggcgatggcgtcgccgccatggccgccgcctcgctccggccatcgccgtgctcctccgccgtagccagctaccgaactagaaccgccgcatgcagatctatcgatctgtccgcgtagttttccccttctcttcctctcctggcgaatcgcctccgtcctggatctcgcggagattcgcctcgacgaactccggcgagcgctcgtcctcgctgacgatgggtgtgctcctgggttgacctggcgcggtgtCTTGCCGCGatgctcgtgccgtcgcctcagtcatacgctacggtggtgctgggttcgtgtttgggttcgccggcgtaacgtcggcgcctaccctggactcgcagctgttagggccgcgcgagcactgcctcaccatgccctagcttctgcttccaggcgcaagtaagtgttgcatctcctccttctcttttgtgcgcctcccttgccactgttcttcttcctcctcatgctctgttgctctctggtgatcctgtgatcacgcatagccatgctattgctgcgcaatttttctgtgcttctgtttactgcaagctcatgacccaattaccatttactggtactggcacatgctgctttgcttgctattcatgctgtgcttgcttctctgctgctcctagcatgctctgtacttgccatgctctactgtgcttgctcaaaagctaactatgccatgctatgcttggttaagacttgcttgtgcttactggtatatcatgcttgcttgtctaggtgtatttgtgatgcatcaatgacacttgtgtgtgtgccagtggtgcctgtgatctgcttcagtgctatctatgcaagccaatgatccattggatcattccttgcttgttggctaacttccctgtgtagcttggcttgctgcaattgatccatttgatcaattcaatgtcagtgatggctgactgattaatactgtggctaagtgattcaatttcctttgtgatactgatgctcaagcatcactatgatgttgcttacttgtgctgttgctcatcttagctacctagacttgctctagtggctatggattaaactgtgttgccttatattatgttgctgtcagtattaagcatggatctgtgataaattcatgcttgtattaattaaattatgatgaactgcttatgcagtaatgacttaaatgatttgcttgcaaatgacttagctgttcatgattatctggcaagcaattgaatctgaatccattcctggataatgatgtgctaggtttggcttccttttaattgatgctaagtgtgatgtgacctcagtagccttgctactgattggttgctcacttagttagttggattttgtggctactcaacctttgcttgcatatttgggaatcatccttgagatgaatgccaatatgcttgcctgatgaaaatctagggttactgatggttcataacttaggatttactgtgtagtcttagctgctaatccttgcaattcatctactggtgctatctgtgcatgtgatctggctatggtgtgcatctgtgcatatgtgctagtttctgtgtacaagatctgtacctagatgctttctatctttagtagcttttgactggcagtaatccttggtgaaaaccaagtgatgatctacccatatgagcatctgctcatcccatgcttatttcatgcatatgtgatggatcaaatccattggatctgtccaggaacttggtataccttgttccagctcctagtgtgaaatatttggttgatgcagacttgggtttctgtactcagcccttcacctccaatctctggttgatcttctcaggtcaccatgattcctggtggctaagttggttgtgttattttctgttcttggttatgaactggatgaactgtgcttgttcttgcttcacccttacctgatgatttgcaaatgtggtcgactgacatggttctagggtttgtgtgctatttatatggcctctacttcatccctggccatgacacacaggctcatttactttatgactcatcctttgccttgccttgctgttgcttgcctagcaacagccttgctatggtgaaacttgagccctctgtggctgctcaggtttggtctgctcgaTCCTATCCTCGCGTGCCGTCtgtgttttggacaagcacaagtgtgcagtgacagtgttcactgtccaaactgaatttctgtgatgtttttcactctgtccaaactgaatttctaacacttaatatcctgtctagcacttgtgatttgttttgcaggttttgaagttgagtatgaccagaagatgtccttcaagcatttagtctaggttctagtttaggaaaatcttgtaattttcctttttcatttctgtttattattatacatcaattcttgtatcaaaaatattgtaaagactatgtattctgtgttgatgatcaataaagctcaagttttggtttatgagctttgtattatataatgtttatattcttgatgaaatattatttgatattcactttgaaattcaaagtgatttgaattttatatcttgtgtttgaattctaaattcaatgtttatatggtgtgatgtttatagttaattgtttaacacttatcaaatgcaaacattccccaaagtaacaagttacaaaagagatcatgtcgaaatttccctaactcacattgcctaaccctaagtgcaaaatgagagagaacctcgatccctcttaggtttagttgcaataaggcgcgaaaatttcccccgttttgcgatgaaatgcacatcccatttctaaatctacccttcgttgttcctatgttctgggttattacacctgtcactccctgttccgggataaggaactgcgaacgcggccggaatggagctccatgaagttctagtaaaccggtgaaggctgacggacatagctctttggaataaaagcaatctcttgaagaaatgtttatcaaaacctgcattggtattagactttctggtctaatatcgtagctagagcattaaacacctcttatctataatgaacttgttgagtacgctcgtactcataccactcttaaatcccttgcttagattatctgaatcgactggaggaggactacgacaaccctgaaggagccgagatcatcggctatgaagaaccagacctctctggaggtattgaaggcgtagactacctcatagtctacggaaccggggaggcatccggaggagatcaagcctagaagcatcgagtagtagtagtagccgagcagcccgaactcttaatacttagctgctcgagagaataaatgtataacttaatgagacttctatattgtaagctaagttgggttcgcctcgaacccaggagtattcctcttaggacccaagaggagctccgagacgatatgtgtattatgtttgtaataataaatgaatgagttatggacctgctatgttctgttgtactactctgagggatgtaatatttgcggaatggtacttcgtgaatgttatatcaacgactggcatactacaacatgcagtggtatgcagggtcaccacacggtaccagagcggtaccagggcggtacgaccgtaactcggttacggtacctaaacggtaccttgagcggtactaccgccccaggtactgcaggggtaccgcagcgtgtttctGGGGGACGAATAcagcgcagactcagagcggtaccgagggcggtacctataggggtagcggtactaccgctacaggtaccggtagtaccggcctggctaaatctggttttcttccctttttctctccaaccatgtcacctcgctaaacacacacaaaaccagaaaacctatcaactacgcttcagtcttccgatcttgacgcgtccggcgaggtcaccgtgctcttgcaaatctaacaatgatactcaaggcacacagtgagattactcaagtgttgtcatcaaacacacaaaacttggggtgtgaattttgctcttacacatAGAAATCCTCCGAAAGTTAAACGAAACATGCCTCCACATTTAGAGCCTTTTGCAACAAAGGTTCCATAATTGGAAAACACAAATTTATTGGATTCAAACACCATCTAAACCCGTCTTTCATAAAGCaggagccactaacgagattcttattgATAGAATGGGCATGGGGCACATATTTCCGCTACACGATCTTGCCCGAAGTACACTTTAGATCTACCGTGTCAATACCAACAACAGTAGCATGTAAGCCATTCCCTATCATGACGGAGGAACCTCGGGCCTAATAAGAGGTAAACACGGAGATATCGGCGcatacatgaacattagcacccgtATCAACCCACCGTTCCGTGGGCTTAAACACCAAAAGAACGGTAGGTAACAAATTACCATACCCCGAAGTTCGTTTTGTGTTGACAACAATGACCATTCATGTTGACATAATTGGAATTATGTCCAGCCCGACCCTTCTTCCCATTGCGCCGCTCCTACTTTAGTTCTCCATTCCAAATGTGTTCTTACTGAATCAAAGTTGAGTTATACATGCTAAACCCAAGAATCATCGTCAATGCGTCCAAACTTAGGAATGTTAACTAACCCCTCTTTTGGTATCAAGTTGTGGATGATTTAATCGACTCATATAGTTTATGGAGCCCCTTCTATTGGCAAGCTCATATTGCTCATCCTCTTGTTGCAAGTCAACAACTTGAGATATCTGCACATGCGGTTGTTGATTATGGATGAATGTCTGCCCTATGAACATTTTATTGTCTAGCACCAACACCTTGTTGAGAAGTAAAGTTGGGGTGCCTCTATGTTGGTGTACTATCCAAGTTAAGTTCTCTTCCAGACAAGTCATGGATATATATCCATTTGTTGGTTTTGGTGCATTCAGTGGTCCGAGAAGAATCGAGGGTGCTCATAATCCAGCAGGACAGGGAGGCATTTGTGGAAGGGTCCCACCTTGGTTTACCACCGAAGAACCTGGTGGAAGATGACCTATTGTTTCTCGTGGATCTTGACTGCATGGAACATGTCAAAAAATGTATAAATGTCGGTGAAATTGGTTTGTATGATGATGAAATTTGCTTGTAAGCAGGTCGAGAAGTCAAGAAACTCTTGTTTATCTTCTTCACCGTCCTTGCGCACCTTCATAATGTCCAGCTGCAGGGATCCAACTCAAGCATACCCGTAATCGTAGAATTGTGGTGAGGGTTTTAACAAAGCAACTAAGCAAGCAacttgcaagccaaacctcacaGCCAAGGTAATCAACCTAGATGGAGAAGGAAGTTTATTGTAAGCCATAACTTACAACTAGACTCGAAGTTGTGGATCCTGGCGCCGCCGGCGTCGCCAAGTGATGCATGGATCTAGGTGGACAATGGGATATTAAGACCAAAGATATACTCTTTATCAACCACTCGAAGCCCCAGATCACCCAAATGTTGACACCCCCGCCAAGCCGGCACCGTCCACTTTACACCACTGCCGGAATCGAGAACCGAGATGCAGGATTTTACAAGAGAACTCAACTTCACCTCACAACACGATCTATTTTCTGGCAAGAATCACTGGCTCTCATACGAGTTGATATGCCTGAATCTCACCCCTACCAGTTTACGCAAAAAAGAGAAAGGGTCGAATTCAGAGATCCATTGCAGTGGATATAGATGATCAGAGGAGCACCCAATTACATACAGATGCCCGAACCCTAGAGGCTAAATAGGGGAAGAAGACAAACAAGTGACTATTTGTACTAAAGTGCGAGGATGTAAAACTGAAGTATTGGATTACAGACAATTCCGACAAACTGATGCGGTATCTCTGAAGTTACTGAAGATTGACAACCCTTTACTCTTCGTCTGATGAGTTTAGGGTCTGACACGACTTTCTAATTAAATCTCTTTTTAGTTGCATGGTTTTTGGTAATGAAGTGATGCACAGTGGTTGCTTTTTACATAAGGATTCTGGAACTGCCCATGTGTTCCCATGACCATGAGAGAGGTGAGGCTGTTGCTGCCACAGATTGAAAAAACAATCCTATAAATTATTCTGCACAAAAGCTGTGGGTATAATCATGCGTCCCTGTTCCAATTAAAAAATAGCTTACATTTAGCAGGCATATAATTATCTTCCTAATTTCCTGATTTGTTTAGTCTCTTGATGTATTCTACTAATTTGATACCTTGTATGTATGGCATCCCTTGATTCAATCCTACAGTAGTATGATACTGCAAATTAATAAACCTGATGAGCTTCACCTCTTGATATAATCATGCACTAGTATGCTACTGCACAGTTTAAGAAGCATAGCTAGCTAATCTTATAATTGTGTAAGTTGTTCCACTGTCTGCAGAGTGAAAACTTCTTCAGGTATCTCTAGTGCAGCATAAAATTCTTCTTCCTCGAAAACCAGATTAGACAATGTTCTCTTGAAGCTGCTTACAGCATCTTCCGGATGCCCTTTTGCTATGGATGCCTGCAATTCCATTTATAATTGTAAGTAACATATCACAAGAACTAACCTGCACACTTTGCAAAGAACAGATAACTGACTTATATCGCCAAATCAATTTTGAATGAGATTCCTGCCTATGCAAAGTATGGTATGAAACATCCAAACATAGTTACATACCAAATGCATTTCATCAAGGTTGAAAAGGCAGAATCTCCAGTTCCTAGACTCTATCCCATCAATGTACACAGATATGTTACTCCATTGAACATGGTGGAATTCCAAGCGATTCAGACCAAACCCAACCCCAGCACCTATAGCTTTAACAAATGCTTCTTTAAGACACCAGTACCTACAATATATGAATAATttagatcatgaaaaacatgaagAGATTTCAACTCTAAACATAGCACACTTCTTTCAAAAGCAGAACTGCGTCATTGGTACTGCGTGATGCTTACTTACTCATTCCGATGTAAATTAATAAACTGAAAGTACATTATAAAAGATGTGGGGAGATGTACAAATTGTTGGCATTGTTATGCTTAAATTTTAAAAGGTACCccctccatcccaaaatataAGATGCATTGCAGCCAATCTAGGATggttgtaataacatcttatattatgggacggagggagtagaactCAAGCCACATGCAGCACAATAGGTTGTTCAGGTGCAGTGATGACAAATTTTTGGACATGAGAGTGCAGGTACTTGGTTAGGTTACAGCAGAAATTCATAATTCAGGTATGCCATATCTATTTCTCTTGTCTTGTGTTGTCGGACGACTAATCGGTCCAGGCAAGTAATGCACCAATCACACTGAATTCGACTTGGTGACCCACCAAGCACGTTTTAATCGGCCAGTTAAATGTTGATTCTGCTGCTTTTTGGACATGGTGTTCAACCACAACTCTGAATACTGATATGCATATACTATTAGCAGAACCCAGAGATTCGTTATGCATAAATATTACTCAAGTCACATGCAGCTCACTGGGTTGCTAAAAACTGCGACATCTATGTACTTAGGTGCAGTAATGACAACTTTTTGTATATGGGAATACATGTACTTGGTTAGATTTCATCAGAAATCCATAATTCAGGTCTTCCATATCTACTACTCTTGTGACTCTTGTCTCGTGTTGCCATCTTGGTGATTCTAGAACTAGCTCGCAGTCCTCTGAATTATACTAGCACATAGTTCAGTGAATTATCAATTAAGATAGAGCTTCTGACGCTAGCTCAACCACAATTCTGAATGCTGATTCTGCATATACTATTTTCTATTCGACAGCTCCCAACAACATATAATTACCTGTAGAACTCCGTTAACATCTCAACAGAACCAGCAGCACGATCGATGCAGTTCCACTCATGGTCTGTAAGGTACGACGAGAAGTTCTTAAGGAATTCCACAGTGGTTTCTCCCTGGGGCTTAGAGATGCACACAATGTCAAGGCCAACGAGGCAGAGGAGCTCAGATGCTATGCCGACGTAGTCACCCTGATGCGACGTGTTGAAATTGAAGTTTCTGAAGGCCGCAGTTCCGTTCTCCTGCAAGATAACAAGGGTATGTACTTAATTGAAGAGCGACCGATCAATCGCAAAAGCTACTCAGCCTAACAAATGCTCATTTTATCTGTTGATGCAGAttagactgaagagcaaaagaaTGTTTTTGACTGTAATAGTGAATGATTTGGAGATTGTAGCAATGTCCGGATGTAAATTGATTGAGCACGCTGCAGTACCAGATACGGCTTCCCCTCGACCGTGCGTCGTATGTCTATTTGGTGGAACGGAATGCCAAGAACATGGTGCACAAGGGAGTACTGGAGCAGCCGGCTGAGGAGCGCTCGTTTCCTGTCTTCCTCCCTGACAAACCTGCAGCAGTGAGTTGGGGAGATCAATCTCCGACCAATTCGAACGCAATCCTACAGATTCCAACTTTTTTCCCATCCAATCTACTAATAGCAATATATGGAATCAGTGGAGCAACTTTTTTTAGAGATAGTGGAGCAAAATTGGTCAGGCGAGGAGCGAAGAAGTATGGGGACAACTTGGGTGGGATTTTGCTTTAGATAGGATCTATGAGATCAATTTTTTGAAGAGAAAATACATgttaaaaaattctcaaaaaattGACAACATACATATATGTTATATATGCAACACAAAAAAAATCGCTGCTTCAAATTCAACATACATTTAGAGAGCCAAAAAAGATAAGTCTGGGAATGAATAGTGTGAAATACTATTCACCCAAAGCTGACACTATTCACAACAGAatttatcttttttgtttctctaaaAGTAGATTGACTTTtgagctgattttttttttggagTTGTAGATACCGTCCATAAGTATGTTGTATAATTTTATTTGACTTTTTCGCATTTGATAAATATGCTTTTTATGATCTGATCTTACGATCTCAACTAACAAGAAGATCCAATGCAAGTCTTCCCCGAAGAAGTATCGGTAAAAGGTGAATCGGGAGTTTGAATTGGTCGGCGAGTATACCTGGCGATGGCGGGGTGGTGGTGCGGCGgcaggagggcggcggcggcttggAACTGCGCGGGGGAGGGGCACCAGCGGGCTATGTCGACGAGCCACCTCCGCCGCGCCCCGCCGCCGTGCGTCTCCGCCATCTCATTCCTTTCGAGTCCCTTCTCCAAGGCGAGCGCGGGTGTCAGCTGGTTTGTTTATCTGCCTCGGGAAGATGGGGCGCGCTTGGAGCTGGAGGCGGGGGACGGGACgcctcgccggccgccgccggcaCCCCACGTCAGTTGTGTTTGGAAGGAGAAGCACAAGGGGAAAAGACAAAGGACGGGCTTGGGCTTTGTGAGATCGTCGCATAAATCTTCAAAATTCAGGTCTCTTTTGATTGCAGGATTTCAAGAAACATATCTACTATATTATAGGGCAACCCACTCCATTTTTCTCATAATTTTGAGGTCTCCTCTGAATTACCGTAGTGGTGACACGTAACTCTTTTGTATGATCTGGTTTTCACAGGGGTTTTTCCGTGTGCGATTTGGTGCTGCGTAGCGATTTGGGTTATACTAATTTTCTTCGTGTGCTTTGGTGGTCGCCTGTTGTGGTAAATCGCTCGGGTGGATGTAGCCAAATATGGATGGAGCGGTGCTGGGCCATGGGCACTACCTGTTGATTCAGTGGGAATTGGTCAAAGCGGTGCTACGTGAACAATCGAGATGCCCTATCCATTTTTTTTTTGTCTCACGCAATGAATATCTCCATCCGCATCAccgattgacataggcatcccaaatgggcctgccgaagatggtacccggggtttactggaggcccaatacccgaagaataagaagattcggaagcccaagatttactaaggaaagatagagttgtaataggaagtgttgtttgtaatctggcgggatgagttagaaaccgtcccggactctgtaaacttgtatagcacgagtccctcggctccacctcatatataagggggagtcgagggacaaagaaaaaaatcgaatcattgtctgcaaaccttagttttcatattcgtcgagtacttttcggctgaaaccttcgagatctacttgccctctacttctaactaaaccctagcctacaatccataggcattgacaagtcaataccttgtcaattggcgccgtctgtgggaattagaggcgtaaggagctgatctcgatggcacgctcaagatcttcgacatcgtcaaccgcaagcaacacaatggatcgaggtaaacagatcgctactggtcttgtcgattttgttcctcacccaccctcccgtttggatgcatatgcgtatctggcggagcccatggagatgacgttcggaaggttccactttcgcgtcgagaaggaaggatcgtatcgtgtcgagattccgatttcgtcgggatcatcagtggccgattccgatttttcaagctatgcatcgtcaaacgagtcaggagaagaagaaacctcg
It includes:
- the LOC127294785 gene encoding uncharacterized protein, with product MAETHGGGARRRWLVDIARWCPSPAQFQAAAALLPPHHHPAIARFVREEDRKRALLSRLLQYSLVHHVLGIPFHQIDIRRTVEGKPYLENGTAAFRNFNFNTSHQGDYVGIASELLCLVGLDIVCISKPQGETTVEFLKNFSSYLTDHEWNCIDRAAGSVEMLTEFYRYWCLKEAFVKAIGAGVGFGLNRLEFHHVQWSNISVYIDGIESRNWRFCLFNLDEMHLASIAKGHPEDAVSSFKRTLSNLVFEEEEFYAALEIPEEVFTLQTVEQLTQL